The following are encoded together in the Candidatus Omnitrophota bacterium genome:
- a CDS encoding peptidylprolyl isomerase: MSNPIIVFETNQGNIEIQLFPEIAPKACENMIGLIEKKYYDGTVFHRVIKNFMIQGGDPTRTGRGGESLWGFPFQDEVVETLAFDRKGLLAMANAGPNTNGSQFFITTVPTPWLNMKHTIFGEVINGYDVIEKIDNTQTGLQDKPIEDQTIIRAYLKK; the protein is encoded by the coding sequence ATGTCTAATCCAATTATTGTTTTTGAAACAAACCAAGGCAATATTGAAATCCAACTTTTTCCAGAAATCGCACCTAAAGCATGTGAAAACATGATCGGCTTAATCGAAAAAAAATATTACGATGGGACCGTATTTCATCGCGTCATCAAGAATTTTATGATTCAAGGTGGCGATCCAACGCGAACCGGTCGCGGCGGAGAAAGCCTTTGGGGATTCCCATTTCAAGATGAAGTTGTGGAAACTCTTGCCTTTGACCGCAAAGGCCTTCTAGCGATGGCTAATGCTGGGCCTAATACAAATGGAAGTCAGTTCTTTATTACAACCGTTCCAACACCATGGTTAAATATGAAACACACAATATTTGGTGAAGTTATCAATGGCTATGATGTTATCGAAAAGATTGATAACACCCAAACAGGGCTTCAAGATAAGCCTATTGAGGACCAAACGATTATCCGAGCTTATCTCAAAAAGTAG
- a CDS encoding nucleotidyltransferase family protein, with amino-acid sequence MISCIVLSAGLSSRFGSPKALASLNGQTVIEHLLHNLVLSCLDEIIIVLGAEAERIEPYILKHKKAKVVYNKDYNFGQTSSFQVGLQSLDKNVNGFMLLPVDYPLVRSETIDFLISKFLKDSEKITIPVFENKKGHPPIFPVSLKNEFLLLSADKGLNAVAHRYPEKIKLEEVLDFGVTQTFNTSEEFKNLTSS; translated from the coding sequence ATGATTTCTTGTATCGTGCTTTCTGCGGGATTAAGCTCCCGATTTGGTTCTCCTAAAGCTTTGGCAAGTTTAAATGGTCAAACTGTTATCGAGCATTTATTGCACAACCTCGTGCTTTCTTGTCTTGATGAAATTATTATTGTTTTAGGCGCCGAAGCTGAAAGAATTGAACCTTATATATTAAAGCATAAAAAGGCTAAGGTTGTCTACAACAAAGATTATAATTTTGGTCAAACATCTTCTTTTCAAGTCGGACTTCAATCGCTCGATAAGAATGTTAACGGGTTTATGCTTTTGCCCGTAGACTATCCTTTGGTTCGATCAGAGACCATTGATTTTCTTATTTCAAAATTCCTAAAAGATTCAGAAAAAATTACAATTCCAGTTTTTGAAAATAAAAAAGGCCACCCTCCTATTTTTCCAGTGAGTCTTAAGAATGAATTTTTATTGCTTTCAGCTGATAAGGGTTTGAATGCAGTTGCTCATCGTTATCCAGAGAAAATAAAATTAGAAGAAGTTTTGGACTTCGGTGTAACGCAAACGTTTAATACAAGCGAAGAATTTAAGAATTTAACTAGTAGCTAG
- a CDS encoding molybdopterin-dependent oxidoreductase, translating to MTTKNNNFLNPVGKSVPRIDGRGLVTGQTKYVFDLKLPGMLIGKMLRSPHPHAKIISIDTSEAEKLPGVKAIITAKDTLGIKFGSNEFFFPQTADQQALEADKVRYIGDEIGAVAAIDEETADKALKLIDVQYEVLPAVFDMIEAIKPGAPQIHNARNNIALILPTNFGNVERALKESDYVREDTFYLPSAAHTCMEPHVCVGQFEDFSEKITLWTSTQAPFKIRETLAKCLKMNLNDVRVIKLAVGGGFGGKLEMLPMDFASCLLSKKAGGYPVKITYSREEEFSFSRRKHPMIYKLKSGVKKDGTLMAISGEVYADGGGYCSYGPTVLAAAMMRIFMVYKISNFRITGYRVYTNNPISGAIRGFGGVQSGFAVESHMDMLAENIGMDPVEFRLKNITTPNMVTTNKMLLTSNGLKECIEKAAVACDWKNKKGKQKNIKRGLGIGIAADVMGSKMYKSHESAGSIIKIEEDASICFLTGAADTGQGSNTALSQIAAQELGVSYERIKITAADTGITPFDTGSFASRVTFISGNATKLAALDAKKQILKVISKERNIPVEDLDIVAEEVINKKTSSVIMTFEKAIELCYSFNYGQQIIGRGSYNPKTTPVDFRTGEGNVSGSYGFEAQIAEVEVNTETGEVKVLRMWDAHDIGKAINPQSVKGQIEGSLFMGIGYTLSENLEFKNGRVVNPNFANYRLPRSVNTCPVESILIETNDPQGPFGAKGMGEAALLPTAAAIANAIHDAVGVRIKELPITPEKILNALKTKNNQE from the coding sequence ATGACAACAAAGAATAATAATTTCTTAAATCCTGTAGGAAAAAGCGTTCCACGCATTGATGGCAGAGGACTGGTAACGGGTCAGACCAAATATGTCTTCGATCTAAAACTTCCTGGTATGCTCATTGGAAAAATGCTACGCTCACCACATCCTCATGCTAAGATTATTAGCATCGACACATCTGAGGCTGAAAAACTCCCAGGAGTCAAAGCCATCATTACCGCAAAAGATACCCTTGGCATCAAGTTTGGATCCAATGAATTCTTTTTTCCACAAACAGCAGATCAGCAAGCACTCGAAGCCGATAAAGTTCGCTATATCGGGGATGAGATTGGAGCAGTCGCCGCCATTGATGAAGAAACTGCGGACAAAGCCTTAAAACTTATTGATGTTCAATACGAAGTTTTACCCGCAGTTTTTGATATGATAGAAGCCATCAAACCTGGTGCACCTCAAATCCATAATGCGCGAAACAATATTGCATTAATTTTACCAACAAATTTCGGCAATGTCGAACGTGCCTTAAAAGAATCCGACTATGTCCGTGAAGATACTTTTTATTTGCCTTCGGCAGCTCACACGTGCATGGAACCCCATGTTTGCGTTGGTCAATTCGAAGACTTTTCTGAAAAAATTACACTCTGGACTTCAACGCAAGCTCCGTTTAAGATACGCGAGACATTAGCAAAATGCTTAAAAATGAACCTTAACGATGTGCGGGTAATCAAATTGGCTGTTGGTGGCGGATTTGGCGGAAAATTAGAAATGTTACCGATGGATTTTGCATCTTGTCTTTTATCAAAGAAAGCAGGAGGCTACCCGGTCAAAATTACTTATTCCAGAGAAGAAGAGTTTTCGTTTTCTCGTCGAAAACATCCCATGATTTACAAATTAAAATCTGGCGTCAAGAAAGACGGCACCTTAATGGCTATCTCCGGAGAAGTTTACGCAGATGGCGGCGGATACTGCAGTTATGGGCCAACAGTACTAGCGGCTGCGATGATGCGTATTTTTATGGTTTACAAAATCAGCAACTTTCGCATTACAGGCTACCGCGTTTATACCAACAATCCCATTAGTGGCGCTATTCGAGGCTTTGGTGGCGTTCAATCAGGATTTGCTGTTGAATCGCATATGGATATGCTTGCCGAAAATATCGGAATGGATCCCGTTGAGTTTAGACTTAAAAATATCACAACTCCAAATATGGTCACAACCAACAAAATGCTTTTAACTTCTAACGGCTTAAAAGAATGCATCGAAAAAGCTGCAGTCGCCTGTGATTGGAAAAATAAAAAAGGCAAACAAAAAAATATCAAGCGAGGTCTTGGTATTGGCATCGCCGCTGACGTGATGGGATCAAAAATGTACAAATCGCATGAGTCCGCGGGGTCAATCATTAAAATTGAAGAAGATGCCTCCATATGTTTTTTAACAGGGGCCGCGGATACCGGGCAAGGATCCAACACAGCTCTTTCGCAAATTGCCGCTCAAGAGCTTGGCGTTAGCTACGAAAGAATTAAAATTACAGCTGCCGATACAGGCATCACTCCATTTGATACAGGAAGCTTTGCCTCTCGCGTCACATTTATCTCTGGCAATGCGACAAAGCTAGCGGCCTTAGATGCGAAAAAACAAATCCTAAAAGTGATTTCAAAAGAAAGAAATATTCCCGTTGAAGACCTAGATATTGTCGCCGAAGAAGTTATTAACAAAAAAACTTCTTCAGTTATTATGACTTTTGAAAAAGCCATTGAACTTTGCTATTCATTTAATTACGGCCAACAAATCATTGGCCGTGGCAGCTATAACCCCAAAACAACGCCTGTTGATTTTCGGACAGGAGAGGGCAACGTTTCAGGAAGCTATGGGTTTGAAGCACAAATTGCCGAGGTGGAAGTCAACACCGAAACAGGCGAAGTCAAAGTATTAAGAATGTGGGATGCGCACGATATTGGAAAAGCGATTAACCCACAATCCGTCAAAGGTCAAATTGAAGGATCATTGTTTATGGGGATTGGTTATACTTTATCTGAAAATCTAGAATTTAAAAACGGTCGCGTTGTTAACCCTAACTTTGCAAATTATAGACTTCCGCGCTCAGTTAACACATGTCCAGTCGAATCAATTTTGATTGAGACCAACGACCCACAAGGACCTTTTGGAGCCAAGGGAATGGGAGAAGCCGCCCTATTGCCAACAGCAGCCGCGATTGCCAATGCGATTCACGATGCCGTCGGTGTGCGCATTAAAGAGCTTCCGATTACCCCGGAAAAGATTCTAAACGCGCTTAAAACGAAAAACAATCAGGAATAA
- a CDS encoding (2Fe-2S)-binding protein: protein MTILNINEKEYSLDLKGHETLLEVLRDTLGLTGTKTACNEAECGACTVLVDDKSVLACITLAKNVEGCKILTIEGLSRGEELHPIQQAFLDNGAVQCGFCAPGFILSTKSLLNRNPKPNLDEIKKSLDGHICRCGGYLKIFDAVKDASQKLNNHDNKE from the coding sequence ATGACAATACTTAATATTAATGAAAAAGAATATTCTCTAGATCTCAAAGGGCACGAAACTCTTCTAGAAGTCTTGCGCGATACGCTCGGACTCACAGGAACAAAAACAGCCTGCAATGAAGCCGAATGTGGAGCCTGTACAGTTCTTGTTGATGACAAATCTGTTTTAGCATGCATTACTCTTGCCAAAAATGTTGAAGGGTGTAAAATTTTAACTATCGAGGGCTTAAGCCGCGGCGAAGAGCTTCATCCCATTCAACAGGCATTCTTAGACAATGGCGCTGTGCAATGTGGCTTTTGCGCACCTGGATTTATCTTATCAACAAAATCTCTTTTAAATAGAAATCCAAAGCCAAACCTTGATGAAATAAAGAAATCACTCGACGGCCACATCTGCCGATGCGGTGGCTACTTAAAAATATTTGATGCCGTCAAAGATGCATCCCAGAAGTTGAATAATCATGACAACAAAGAATAA
- a CDS encoding FAD binding domain-containing protein — MLLNPFNYHSPKTLKEACHLLSTLKNARVLAGGTFLINTLKSLKRKGLKTPDDIISLQRISEIKGIEIKTGAITIGAMTTLDDIIQNNDIKKNCPILKVVAENIASTQIRNMATIGGNVACRYGWAEFASCLIALEATLKFAKNNEIKEIPAEDFFKNNAKSEGLLISILISTQKNTAIIYERVAKTSGIDLPMLTICIKASVEKERISNVRFIINDGASFSKRDASIEKALEKSHLDEKIEEKILTSLDPEKYKLNTEYKKELLKVHSKYAIQKLLAQINDNT; from the coding sequence ATGTTACTAAATCCATTTAACTACCACAGTCCAAAAACTCTCAAAGAAGCCTGCCATCTTCTAAGCACCCTTAAAAATGCTCGGGTTTTAGCAGGAGGGACTTTTCTAATTAACACTTTAAAATCATTAAAGCGAAAAGGGCTAAAAACTCCTGATGACATTATCAGCCTTCAAAGAATTTCCGAAATCAAAGGTATCGAAATAAAGACAGGGGCAATTACCATCGGCGCGATGACAACACTTGATGATATTATCCAAAATAACGATATTAAGAAAAACTGTCCGATCCTAAAAGTTGTCGCAGAAAATATCGCCTCAACACAAATTCGAAACATGGCAACCATTGGAGGCAACGTTGCCTGCCGCTATGGTTGGGCAGAGTTTGCAAGCTGTCTTATTGCTTTAGAAGCAACATTAAAATTTGCCAAAAACAACGAAATAAAAGAAATACCCGCTGAAGACTTTTTTAAGAATAATGCAAAATCTGAAGGACTATTGATTTCTATCTTGATCTCAACTCAAAAAAATACAGCTATTATTTACGAACGCGTTGCCAAAACTTCCGGGATAGATCTTCCAATGCTAACAATTTGCATCAAGGCTTCTGTAGAAAAAGAGAGAATTTCCAATGTCCGATTCATTATAAATGACGGCGCATCCTTCTCAAAAAGAGATGCATCTATTGAAAAAGCATTAGAAAAATCTCATCTTGATGAAAAAATAGAAGAAAAAATTCTAACAAGCCTTGATCCTGAAAAATACAAGCTTAATACAGAATACAAAAAAGAATTGTTAAAAGTTCATAGCAAATACGCAATTCAGAAATTACTGGCTCAAATCAATGACAATACTTAA
- a CDS encoding CPBP family intramembrane metalloprotease: MNIKKQTWIVLSLFAIISFLIWKQTSYKQISFLNLSIGKKQALQIAQEYIAQKQNVDFANFQHAVILKSRTSADRYLQKTIGFNKELEFIKKNDFNLFYWKVRFFKENEKEEFLVSIDPKNGDIISFRHIISDTAKREEIGSKNSQLLAKNFLKDNFNFDFSRYTFKEESTEKRDNRTDYYFAWQKNGIEIPWSKTPNSGTAKLITSLTISGNEILYFSKNHLDVPDQFSRMIENSKQSGRVFSGIFMLLYYLLLMAAIFFVVIQKNSIAMHATKNFYAILAGVVFVLLIVFHLNNIQNFLFDYSTASTLKIFFSELALYLVIGAFLSAISLVLPGLAGESMACESPKKQKGFLPYLSSRFLSREIFFLVLIGYLGAIIMLGIQSAAFYIGQQYFNVWIERLQIPQLSSNYWPFLTIFIIAIRASLSEEIMFRLFGIHFGTKILKNVLLAVILSSIIWGFGHTHYPIFPMWFRGIEVSILGFFLSFIYLRFGIIPVVVSHYLFDAFWGGAGFILGKSQPFDFITCLFVLFIPLLWGLFAFFINKLENKEIPLKLNQHQEYNLRILKNFLSTPINWDQNSKEQIKQKLLAHGWDALIIDKALELLEKKES, from the coding sequence ATGAACATTAAAAAACAAACATGGATTGTATTATCATTATTTGCCATCATTAGTTTTTTAATTTGGAAACAAACAAGCTACAAGCAAATTTCATTTCTCAATCTTTCCATCGGAAAAAAACAAGCATTACAAATTGCTCAAGAATATATCGCTCAAAAACAAAATGTTGATTTTGCTAACTTTCAACATGCTGTTATTTTAAAATCAAGAACAAGCGCTGATCGATATCTTCAAAAAACCATCGGATTTAATAAAGAACTAGAATTTATCAAAAAGAATGACTTTAATCTTTTTTATTGGAAAGTTCGTTTCTTTAAAGAAAATGAAAAAGAAGAATTCTTAGTCTCAATTGATCCCAAAAACGGAGACATCATATCTTTTAGACATATTATTTCTGACACCGCCAAAAGAGAAGAGATTGGATCTAAAAACTCCCAGCTCCTTGCTAAAAACTTTTTAAAAGATAATTTTAATTTTGATTTCTCCAGATATACCTTCAAAGAAGAGTCAACAGAAAAACGTGACAACCGAACAGATTATTATTTCGCCTGGCAAAAAAATGGCATCGAAATCCCCTGGAGCAAAACTCCGAATTCAGGAACCGCCAAACTTATTACAAGTCTGACAATTTCTGGAAACGAAATTTTATATTTCTCTAAAAATCACCTTGATGTCCCAGATCAATTCTCTCGCATGATTGAAAATAGCAAACAATCTGGTCGAGTTTTCTCTGGAATTTTTATGCTCCTTTATTATTTGTTGCTAATGGCAGCTATTTTCTTTGTCGTTATCCAAAAAAATAGTATTGCCATGCATGCAACAAAAAACTTTTACGCAATACTAGCTGGAGTAGTATTTGTGCTTCTCATTGTTTTCCATTTAAACAATATTCAAAATTTTCTTTTTGACTACTCAACAGCCTCTACATTAAAGATTTTTTTCTCGGAACTGGCCCTTTATTTAGTCATCGGTGCGTTTTTATCCGCCATAAGTCTAGTTCTACCAGGACTTGCTGGCGAATCAATGGCTTGCGAATCTCCAAAAAAACAAAAAGGTTTTCTTCCTTATCTTTCATCAAGATTCTTATCACGAGAAATCTTTTTCTTGGTACTCATTGGCTATTTAGGTGCAATCATTATGCTTGGCATCCAGTCTGCTGCTTTTTATATCGGCCAACAATATTTTAATGTTTGGATTGAACGGCTACAAATCCCGCAGCTTTCCTCAAATTATTGGCCATTTTTGACAATTTTTATTATCGCCATTCGAGCAAGCTTAAGCGAAGAGATTATGTTTCGTCTTTTTGGCATCCACTTTGGAACAAAAATTCTCAAAAACGTTCTTCTCGCCGTCATTTTATCATCTATCATCTGGGGATTTGGACACACTCATTATCCAATCTTTCCAATGTGGTTTCGAGGTATCGAGGTTTCTATTCTCGGGTTCTTTTTATCTTTTATTTATCTTCGATTTGGCATTATTCCTGTTGTCGTCAGCCATTATCTTTTTGATGCTTTTTGGGGTGGGGCAGGATTTATTCTTGGAAAAAGTCAACCCTTTGACTTTATTACATGTCTTTTTGTTTTGTTTATTCCTTTGCTTTGGGGACTTTTCGCATTTTTTATAAATAAATTAGAAAATAAAGAAATTCCTTTAAAATTGAATCAGCACCAAGAATATAATCTTAGAATTCTAAAGAATTTTCTAAGCACCCCGATCAACTGGGATCAGAACTCAAAAGAACAGATCAAACAAAAACTTCTAGCCCATGGATGGGATGCCTTAATCATCGACAAGGCACTTGAGCTTCTTGAAAAAAAAGAAAGTTGA
- the nadC gene encoding carboxylating nicotinate-nucleotide diphosphorylase, with amino-acid sequence MSKKQIEQLINIALKEDIGQQDITTNIFIPKNMICDAYIVTHQKATFVGFDVVKAVFKKLDKNIKIKTFFKDGDIVKAETRIIKLRGKTRALLTGERIALNFLSHLSAIATNTTEFVNAIKPYKAKILDTRKTTPGLRFLEKLAVKKAGGTNHRLNLGEMVLIKDNHHIACPQMPVKDMLTAARKKTKKLITIEIEDLDHFKEAWLAGPDIILLDNMNLAQIKKAVAFSKENKHKKGNPELEVSGGVNLENVRSYAQTGVDRISIGALTHTKKSINVSMEITQ; translated from the coding sequence ATGAGCAAAAAACAAATCGAACAACTCATTAATATCGCCCTTAAAGAGGATATCGGACAGCAAGATATCACAACCAATATTTTTATTCCAAAAAATATGATCTGCGATGCATATATTGTAACGCATCAAAAAGCAACATTTGTTGGATTCGATGTCGTAAAAGCTGTTTTTAAGAAACTAGATAAAAACATTAAAATAAAAACATTTTTTAAAGACGGCGATATTGTTAAAGCTGAAACACGTATTATAAAATTACGAGGAAAAACGCGCGCCCTTTTAACAGGGGAGAGAATTGCGTTAAATTTCTTAAGCCATCTTTCTGCCATTGCAACAAATACAACGGAGTTTGTAAATGCGATTAAACCCTACAAGGCTAAAATACTTGATACGAGAAAAACAACACCAGGATTACGCTTCCTAGAAAAACTCGCCGTCAAAAAAGCAGGAGGCACGAATCATCGTCTTAATTTAGGCGAAATGGTGCTCATTAAGGACAATCACCATATTGCCTGCCCGCAAATGCCTGTTAAAGACATGCTAACAGCAGCACGAAAAAAGACGAAAAAATTGATTACAATTGAAATAGAGGACCTCGATCATTTTAAGGAAGCTTGGCTAGCTGGTCCTGACATCATCCTACTTGACAACATGAATTTAGCACAAATCAAAAAAGCCGTCGCCTTTAGCAAAGAAAATAAGCACAAAAAAGGAAACCCTGAGCTAGAAGTTTCAGGAGGGGTCAATCTAGAGAATGTCAGGTCGTATGCTCAAACTGGCGTTGACCGTATTTCAATCGGCGCATTAACTCATACGAAAAAATCAATCAATGTTTCAATGGAGATTACCCAATAA
- a CDS encoding valine--tRNA ligase, whose translation MNEIPARYTPQEVEDKWGQSWEENNIFHAQYNKDKKPYSIVIPPPNVTGILHMGHALNNTLQDIIIRYKRMKGFETLWMPGTDHAGIATQNVVEKQLAKEGKTRHDISREDFLDRLWAWKKQYGDTIIHQLKKLGSSCDWERTRFTMDGSYSKSVNTVFVKLYKKGLIYRGQYIINWCPRCHTALSDEEAEHQDTQGSLYHIQYPFKDNPNQYVTVATTRPETMLGDTAVAVNPKDKRYKNLIGKILILPLMNREIKIIADDFVDPTFGTGAVKVTPAHDPNDFNMGKRHNLEFINILNADATLNENTKEFKNLDRFEARKIIIEKLKQQNLLVKIDQHQHAVGHCYRCHTVVEPYLSKQWFVKMKPLAKPALDVVKKGKVKFYPDRWTKVYVNWMEGIRDWCISRQIWWGHRIPVWYCKSCGDEKFIVSEETPKCCPECKKEDLYQDPDVLDTWFSSWLWPFATLGWPEKNDDLKYFYPTKSLFTAPEIIFFWVARMIMAGLEFMGDIPFSDVYLHGTVRDAEGKKMSKSLGNAIDPLEIIKEYGADALRFSLIMNSGQDLFISKEKFEIGRNFANKIWNASRLIFMNTADLNTAHLDQDFADIKKEDLVMPCQWILSRMQITLLELEDAIEKYKFSEAENIIYDFIWKNFCDWYLEMIKNNFENKNVKVVTLFVLEQILRMIHPFMPFVSEEIWHNIHPEDKSLAKQSWPKTNKKLINTSIESDMKNIFDLIVSVRNVRAQWRIQPSTKSDCVLIGTNKILKSFKENAEIIRSLSSIENLKFGNDFSSKDAAAGISGEIKFYIPLSGIIDIGREKNRIKEQLFQSQSALKGLSARLKNKDFLKKAPKDVIEKETVRLKEITNNISELTSIIKDLS comes from the coding sequence ATGAACGAAATACCTGCACGCTACACGCCTCAAGAAGTTGAAGACAAATGGGGCCAAAGCTGGGAAGAAAATAACATTTTTCATGCCCAGTACAATAAAGATAAAAAACCATATTCTATTGTCATTCCACCGCCGAATGTCACCGGGATTTTACATATGGGCCACGCGCTCAACAATACGCTGCAAGATATCATCATTCGATACAAGCGAATGAAAGGCTTTGAGACGCTCTGGATGCCTGGCACAGACCATGCAGGAATTGCTACACAAAATGTCGTTGAAAAACAACTCGCTAAAGAAGGAAAAACACGTCACGATATTAGTCGCGAAGATTTTCTAGATAGACTTTGGGCATGGAAAAAACAATATGGCGATACAATCATCCATCAGCTAAAAAAACTTGGCTCATCATGTGACTGGGAGCGTACACGCTTTACAATGGATGGCTCATATTCAAAATCCGTTAATACCGTATTTGTTAAGCTTTATAAAAAAGGCCTGATCTACAGAGGACAATACATTATTAATTGGTGTCCACGATGCCACACGGCCCTTTCGGATGAAGAGGCCGAGCATCAAGATACGCAAGGGTCACTTTATCATATCCAATATCCTTTTAAAGATAACCCCAACCAATACGTCACTGTTGCCACAACCCGCCCAGAAACTATGCTTGGCGACACAGCAGTAGCTGTTAATCCAAAAGACAAACGATACAAAAATCTTATTGGCAAAATCCTCATTTTGCCTTTAATGAATCGTGAAATAAAAATTATTGCCGATGATTTTGTGGATCCTACATTTGGAACAGGCGCGGTTAAAGTAACGCCGGCTCATGATCCCAATGATTTTAATATGGGAAAACGCCACAACCTAGAATTCATTAACATTCTTAATGCGGATGCGACTTTAAACGAAAATACAAAAGAATTTAAAAATCTAGATCGCTTCGAAGCACGTAAGATTATCATCGAAAAACTAAAACAGCAAAACTTACTTGTTAAAATCGATCAACACCAACATGCGGTTGGACACTGCTATCGTTGCCATACCGTTGTTGAACCATATCTATCAAAGCAATGGTTTGTCAAAATGAAACCTTTAGCTAAGCCAGCACTTGATGTCGTCAAAAAAGGAAAAGTCAAATTTTACCCTGATCGCTGGACAAAAGTTTACGTCAACTGGATGGAAGGCATTCGAGACTGGTGTATTTCAAGGCAAATATGGTGGGGGCACCGCATTCCGGTTTGGTACTGCAAATCTTGCGGCGATGAAAAATTCATTGTTTCTGAAGAAACACCAAAATGTTGCCCAGAATGTAAAAAGGAGGATCTCTATCAAGATCCCGATGTTTTAGACACTTGGTTTTCTTCATGGCTTTGGCCATTTGCCACGTTGGGGTGGCCAGAAAAAAATGATGACCTAAAGTATTTTTATCCTACAAAATCGCTTTTCACCGCTCCAGAAATTATTTTTTTCTGGGTTGCGCGCATGATCATGGCCGGCCTTGAATTCATGGGAGATATTCCTTTTTCCGATGTTTATCTTCATGGAACCGTTAGAGATGCTGAAGGAAAAAAGATGTCAAAGTCACTTGGGAACGCCATTGACCCACTAGAAATCATCAAAGAATATGGGGCCGATGCTCTTCGCTTTAGCTTAATTATGAATTCCGGCCAAGATCTATTTATCTCTAAAGAAAAATTTGAAATTGGAAGAAATTTTGCAAATAAAATCTGGAATGCATCTCGTCTTATTTTCATGAATACAGCTGACTTAAACACAGCGCATCTAGACCAAGATTTTGCGGATATTAAAAAAGAAGATCTTGTCATGCCTTGCCAATGGATTCTCTCTCGGATGCAAATAACGCTTTTAGAGCTTGAAGATGCAATCGAGAAATACAAATTCTCAGAGGCCGAAAACATTATTTATGATTTTATTTGGAAGAATTTCTGTGATTGGTATCTTGAAATGATTAAAAACAACTTTGAAAACAAAAACGTTAAAGTTGTAACACTTTTTGTTTTAGAACAAATTCTTCGAATGATCCACCCATTTATGCCTTTTGTAAGCGAAGAAATATGGCACAACATCCATCCTGAAGACAAGTCTTTAGCAAAGCAATCCTGGCCGAAAACAAACAAAAAACTTATCAACACTTCAATTGAATCAGATATGAAAAATATTTTTGATCTTATTGTGTCTGTCCGTAACGTCAGAGCACAATGGCGCATCCAGCCTTCAACAAAAAGTGATTGCGTTTTGATTGGAACTAATAAAATTCTTAAAAGCTTTAAAGAGAACGCTGAAATCATACGCTCACTTTCAAGCATCGAAAATCTTAAATTTGGCAATGATTTCTCTTCAAAAGACGCTGCCGCTGGAATTTCTGGAGAAATAAAGTTTTATATTCCACTTTCTGGAATTATTGATATTGGTCGAGAAAAGAATAGAATTAAAGAACAGCTTTTTCAGAGTCAATCGGCTCTCAAAGGACTCTCTGCCCGACTTAAAAACAAAGATTTCTTAAAGAAAGCACCCAAAGACGTAATCGAAAAAGAGACCGTGCGCCTTAAAGAAATTACAAATAATATTAGCGAGCTAACCTCTATTATAAAGGATTTATCTTAA